In Ruminiclostridium papyrosolvens DSM 2782, the following proteins share a genomic window:
- a CDS encoding metallophosphoesterase, with translation MSIFTIADLHLALGIDKPMDVFGGRWSNYMEKLKDNWISNVSEKDTVIIPGDVSWATYIDSAYEDFRFIEDLPGKKVISKGNHDYWWTTSSKLNKYLTENNFSTISFMHNNAFELEGVGVCGTRGWKGPGEDDFKKDDEKIYKREIERLELSVKAALKLELSRMLVFMHYPPVTVKSPMTGFIDIMRKYEIKECYYGHLHGEGIKGAIEGEYEGINLKLVSSDYLNFKPFKII, from the coding sequence ATGTCAATTTTTACGATAGCAGACCTTCATCTTGCCTTGGGGATAGACAAGCCAATGGATGTATTTGGAGGCAGATGGTCAAACTATATGGAAAAACTTAAAGATAACTGGATAAGCAATGTTTCTGAAAAGGACACTGTTATTATTCCCGGCGATGTTTCCTGGGCCACTTATATAGACAGTGCTTATGAGGATTTCAGATTTATAGAGGATTTACCTGGGAAAAAAGTAATTTCCAAGGGAAATCATGATTATTGGTGGACAACTTCGTCAAAGCTTAATAAGTATCTGACAGAGAACAACTTTAGTACAATATCTTTTATGCATAACAATGCCTTTGAACTGGAAGGAGTTGGGGTGTGCGGTACGAGAGGCTGGAAGGGCCCGGGAGAAGATGATTTTAAGAAAGATGATGAGAAAATATATAAGAGAGAAATAGAACGATTGGAGTTGTCAGTCAAGGCAGCGTTAAAGCTGGAACTTTCACGTATGCTGGTATTTATGCATTATCCTCCTGTTACTGTCAAAAGTCCTATGACAGGATTTATTGATATAATGAGGAAATATGAAATAAAAGAGTGCTATTACGGTCACTTACATGGCGAAGGTATAAAAGGGGCAATCGAAGGAGAGTATGAAGGTATCAATTTAAAACTTGTTTCATCGGATTATTTGAACTTTAAACCATTTAAAATCATATAG
- the tig gene encoding trigger factor, with protein sequence MKVKVENVEKNVVQLEIEVDAAKFEEGMQQSYKKNVSKFNVPGFRKGKAPRNIIERYYGEQALYDDAINIVCSEAYDNAIEENNIQPVDRPEIDIVQIGNKENLIFTAKVTVKPEVELGAYMGVEVKKAEVNVTDEDVENEFNKVVEKNARLVSVTDRPIQSGDTAVIDFEGFIDSVPFEGGKGEDYSLVIGSGTFIPGFEDQLIGKNVADDVDVNVTFPEEYGKEDLNGKEALFKVLVKEIKVKELPAVDDEFAKDISEFDTLEEYKTDLRNKLEESAKNKAERDNEESVIQAVVGNATVDVPNVMVEKHIDAMARDFDMRLRYQGLDLQRYMEMMGTDFEGFREQFRERAANEVKIQLVVEKIGQVENVEATDADVEEEITKTAEAYKQPAEELKKTLRPEDLEYVKNDIAFRKTIKLLTDNAKFN encoded by the coding sequence ATGAAAGTAAAAGTTGAAAATGTTGAAAAGAATGTTGTACAGCTTGAGATAGAAGTTGATGCAGCTAAATTTGAAGAGGGAATGCAGCAATCATACAAGAAGAATGTAAGCAAGTTCAATGTACCGGGCTTCAGAAAAGGTAAGGCTCCAAGAAATATCATTGAACGTTACTACGGCGAACAGGCACTTTATGATGATGCAATAAATATTGTATGCTCAGAAGCATACGATAATGCCATAGAAGAGAACAATATTCAGCCAGTGGACAGACCTGAAATTGATATAGTACAAATAGGAAACAAGGAGAACCTTATCTTTACAGCAAAGGTTACAGTTAAGCCTGAAGTTGAGCTTGGAGCTTACATGGGTGTAGAGGTTAAAAAGGCTGAAGTTAACGTAACTGATGAAGATGTTGAAAATGAATTCAACAAGGTTGTTGAAAAGAATGCACGTCTTGTATCTGTTACTGACAGACCTATACAATCAGGTGATACAGCAGTAATCGACTTTGAAGGTTTTATTGATTCAGTTCCTTTCGAAGGCGGAAAAGGTGAAGACTACAGTCTTGTTATCGGTTCAGGAACATTTATCCCGGGCTTTGAAGACCAGCTTATCGGAAAGAATGTTGCGGATGATGTTGATGTAAATGTAACTTTCCCTGAAGAATACGGAAAAGAAGACTTGAACGGTAAAGAAGCATTATTCAAAGTGCTGGTTAAGGAAATAAAAGTTAAAGAATTGCCTGCAGTGGATGATGAATTTGCCAAGGATATAAGCGAGTTTGACACTCTCGAAGAATATAAGACGGATTTGAGAAATAAACTTGAAGAAAGTGCAAAAAACAAAGCGGAACGCGATAATGAAGAGAGCGTAATCCAAGCTGTTGTTGGAAATGCAACTGTTGATGTGCCAAACGTTATGGTTGAAAAGCATATTGATGCCATGGCAAGAGATTTTGATATGAGACTTCGTTATCAGGGACTTGACCTTCAGAGATATATGGAAATGATGGGAACTGATTTTGAAGGCTTCAGAGAACAGTTCAGAGAAAGAGCTGCAAATGAAGTTAAGATTCAGCTGGTAGTTGAAAAAATCGGTCAGGTTGAAAATGTTGAAGCAACTGATGCAGATGTAGAAGAAGAAATTACAAAGACAGCAGAAGCATACAAGCAGCCTGCAGAAGAGCTTAAAAAGACATTGAGACCAGAAGACCTTGAATACGTAAAGAATGATATCGCATTCAGAAAGACAATTAAGCTTTTAACAGATAACGCAAAATTTAATTAA
- the clpP gene encoding ATP-dependent Clp endopeptidase proteolytic subunit ClpP: MSLVPMVVEQTNRGERSYDIFSRLLNDRIIVLSDEVNDATASLVVAQMLYLEAQDPDKDIQFYINSPGGSVASGFAIYDTMQYVKCDVSTICMGMAASMGAFLLAAGEKGKRFALPNSEIMIHQPLGGAKGQATDIKIHAENILRTRDKLNKILSERTGQPLDKIERDTERDFFMSADDAKAYGIIDDIMVRRK; the protein is encoded by the coding sequence ATGAGTTTAGTACCTATGGTTGTTGAACAAACTAATCGTGGTGAGAGATCATACGATATATTTTCGAGACTATTAAATGACAGGATTATTGTATTAAGTGATGAGGTTAATGACGCTACAGCCAGCTTGGTTGTTGCACAAATGCTTTATCTTGAAGCTCAGGACCCTGATAAGGATATACAGTTTTATATTAACAGCCCCGGGGGGTCAGTAGCATCAGGTTTTGCAATATATGATACTATGCAGTATGTAAAGTGCGATGTATCAACTATATGTATGGGAATGGCAGCAAGTATGGGTGCTTTCCTATTAGCCGCAGGCGAAAAGGGAAAAAGATTTGCACTGCCAAACAGTGAAATCATGATTCACCAACCTCTTGGAGGAGCAAAAGGTCAGGCTACAGACATTAAGATTCATGCTGAGAATATACTCAGAACCAGAGATAAGCTCAATAAGATTCTAAGTGAAAGAACAGGTCAACCTCTTGATAAGATAGAGAGAGACACTGAGAGAGACTTTTTTATGTCTGCCGACGATGCTAAGGCCTACGGTATTATTGATGATATTATGGTTAGAAGAAAATAA